One Scyliorhinus canicula chromosome 9, sScyCan1.1, whole genome shotgun sequence DNA segment encodes these proteins:
- the bdnf gene encoding brain-derived neurotrophic factor isoform X2, whose amino-acid sequence MSHQLRKVMTILFLAMVISSFGYLNAAPMEEAGGRGEGASLYPGFRPHGTLDGGGGGRGAAASPRGMGVLANTVERVLEELLAVEPEARPSDRGGGDSEADLYSSRVTLSGQVPLEPPLLFLMEEYRNYLETANMSARVRRHSDPARRGELSVCDSISQWVTADKKKTAVDMSGQTVSVLEKILVQNGQLKQYFYETRCNPKGFTNEGCRGIDKKHWNSQCKTSQSYVRALTMDSRKKIGWRFIRIDTSCVCTLTFKRGR is encoded by the exons ATG tcccaccagctgaggaaagtAATGACCATCCTGTTCCTTGCTATGGTTATTTCATCCTTCGGTTACCTGAACGCTGCCCCAATGGAAGAAGCAGGAGGCCGAGGTGAAGGCGCCTCGCTCTACCCCGGGTTCCGGCCCCACGGGACACTGGACGGCGGCGGAGGAGGCAGGGGAGCTGCGGCCTCTCCCAGGGGAATGGGGGTTTTGGCCAACACGGTGGAGCGGGTCCTGGAAGAGCTCCTGGCGGTGGAGCCGGAGGCGCGGCCGAGCGACCGAGGAGGAGGGGACAGCGAGGCGGATTTGTACTCGTCCAGGGTCACCCTGAGCGGCCAAGTGCCTTTGGAGCcgcccttgctcttcctgatggAGGAGTACAGGAACTACCTGGAGACGGCCAACATGTCAGCGAGGGTGAGGCGCCACTCAGACCCGGCCAGGAGAGGGgagctcagtgtgtgtgacagtatcAGCCAGTGGGTGACTGCGGACAAGAAAAAGACAGCGGTGGACATGTCCGGCCAGACGGTGAGCGTCCTGGAGAAGATCCTCGTTCAGAACGGCCAACTCAAGCAGTACTTTTACGAGACCAGATGTAATCCCAAGGGCTTCACCAACGAAGGCTGCAGAGGGATCGACAAGAAACATTGGAATTCCCAGTGTAAAACCAGCCAATCTTACGTGCGCGCCCTAACTATGGATAGTAGGAAAAAGATTGGGTGGAGATTTATAAGGATAGACACTTCGTGTGTATGTACATTGACCTTTAAGAGGGGAAGATAG
- the bdnf gene encoding brain-derived neurotrophic factor isoform X1: MSLAHRRSHQLRKVMTILFLAMVISSFGYLNAAPMEEAGGRGEGASLYPGFRPHGTLDGGGGGRGAAASPRGMGVLANTVERVLEELLAVEPEARPSDRGGGDSEADLYSSRVTLSGQVPLEPPLLFLMEEYRNYLETANMSARVRRHSDPARRGELSVCDSISQWVTADKKKTAVDMSGQTVSVLEKILVQNGQLKQYFYETRCNPKGFTNEGCRGIDKKHWNSQCKTSQSYVRALTMDSRKKIGWRFIRIDTSCVCTLTFKRGR; this comes from the exons ATGTCGCTCGCACATAGGAGG tcccaccagctgaggaaagtAATGACCATCCTGTTCCTTGCTATGGTTATTTCATCCTTCGGTTACCTGAACGCTGCCCCAATGGAAGAAGCAGGAGGCCGAGGTGAAGGCGCCTCGCTCTACCCCGGGTTCCGGCCCCACGGGACACTGGACGGCGGCGGAGGAGGCAGGGGAGCTGCGGCCTCTCCCAGGGGAATGGGGGTTTTGGCCAACACGGTGGAGCGGGTCCTGGAAGAGCTCCTGGCGGTGGAGCCGGAGGCGCGGCCGAGCGACCGAGGAGGAGGGGACAGCGAGGCGGATTTGTACTCGTCCAGGGTCACCCTGAGCGGCCAAGTGCCTTTGGAGCcgcccttgctcttcctgatggAGGAGTACAGGAACTACCTGGAGACGGCCAACATGTCAGCGAGGGTGAGGCGCCACTCAGACCCGGCCAGGAGAGGGgagctcagtgtgtgtgacagtatcAGCCAGTGGGTGACTGCGGACAAGAAAAAGACAGCGGTGGACATGTCCGGCCAGACGGTGAGCGTCCTGGAGAAGATCCTCGTTCAGAACGGCCAACTCAAGCAGTACTTTTACGAGACCAGATGTAATCCCAAGGGCTTCACCAACGAAGGCTGCAGAGGGATCGACAAGAAACATTGGAATTCCCAGTGTAAAACCAGCCAATCTTACGTGCGCGCCCTAACTATGGATAGTAGGAAAAAGATTGGGTGGAGATTTATAAGGATAGACACTTCGTGTGTATGTACATTGACCTTTAAGAGGGGAAGATAG
- the bdnf gene encoding brain-derived neurotrophic factor isoform X3 has product MTILFLAMVISSFGYLNAAPMEEAGGRGEGASLYPGFRPHGTLDGGGGGRGAAASPRGMGVLANTVERVLEELLAVEPEARPSDRGGGDSEADLYSSRVTLSGQVPLEPPLLFLMEEYRNYLETANMSARVRRHSDPARRGELSVCDSISQWVTADKKKTAVDMSGQTVSVLEKILVQNGQLKQYFYETRCNPKGFTNEGCRGIDKKHWNSQCKTSQSYVRALTMDSRKKIGWRFIRIDTSCVCTLTFKRGR; this is encoded by the coding sequence ATGACCATCCTGTTCCTTGCTATGGTTATTTCATCCTTCGGTTACCTGAACGCTGCCCCAATGGAAGAAGCAGGAGGCCGAGGTGAAGGCGCCTCGCTCTACCCCGGGTTCCGGCCCCACGGGACACTGGACGGCGGCGGAGGAGGCAGGGGAGCTGCGGCCTCTCCCAGGGGAATGGGGGTTTTGGCCAACACGGTGGAGCGGGTCCTGGAAGAGCTCCTGGCGGTGGAGCCGGAGGCGCGGCCGAGCGACCGAGGAGGAGGGGACAGCGAGGCGGATTTGTACTCGTCCAGGGTCACCCTGAGCGGCCAAGTGCCTTTGGAGCcgcccttgctcttcctgatggAGGAGTACAGGAACTACCTGGAGACGGCCAACATGTCAGCGAGGGTGAGGCGCCACTCAGACCCGGCCAGGAGAGGGgagctcagtgtgtgtgacagtatcAGCCAGTGGGTGACTGCGGACAAGAAAAAGACAGCGGTGGACATGTCCGGCCAGACGGTGAGCGTCCTGGAGAAGATCCTCGTTCAGAACGGCCAACTCAAGCAGTACTTTTACGAGACCAGATGTAATCCCAAGGGCTTCACCAACGAAGGCTGCAGAGGGATCGACAAGAAACATTGGAATTCCCAGTGTAAAACCAGCCAATCTTACGTGCGCGCCCTAACTATGGATAGTAGGAAAAAGATTGGGTGGAGATTTATAAGGATAGACACTTCGTGTGTATGTACATTGACCTTTAAGAGGGGAAGATAG